Proteins from a genomic interval of Rhodococcoides fascians A25f:
- a CDS encoding glycosyltransferase family 4 protein produces the protein MKIGMVCPYSFDVPGGVQAHVQQLAEVFIERGHRVSVLAPASDDVELPEFVVSAGEALAIPYNGSVARLRFGPVTYSRIRKWISDNDFDVLHIHEPNAPSLSMLALKAADGPIVATFHTSTTKSLVLSTFQGVLRPYHEKISGRIAVSELARRWQVEALGSDAVEIPNGVDVPAFADAAVLEGYPRAGRTVLFLGRFDEPRKGMAVLLGALPALVESHPDIEILVVGRGDEDKLRKDAGALSSHLTFLGQVDDATKASAMRSADVYCAPNLGGESFGIVLVEAMAAGTPVVASELDAFRRVLKDGTCGLLVPIDDSDALAVAVTSILSDDTVRDRLVDAASVAVSAYDWPVVAEQILRVYETVTLGGQKVRAST, from the coding sequence GTGAAGATCGGTATGGTCTGCCCGTACTCGTTCGACGTACCCGGCGGGGTGCAGGCGCACGTCCAGCAGTTGGCGGAGGTGTTCATCGAGCGCGGGCATCGGGTGAGCGTGCTGGCACCGGCGTCCGACGACGTCGAGCTACCGGAGTTCGTGGTGTCGGCGGGGGAGGCGCTCGCCATTCCCTACAACGGGTCGGTCGCGCGTCTTCGGTTCGGACCGGTGACGTATTCCCGAATCCGAAAGTGGATCTCGGACAACGATTTCGACGTATTGCACATCCACGAACCGAACGCTCCGAGTCTGTCGATGCTGGCCCTCAAGGCTGCGGACGGTCCGATCGTGGCGACATTCCACACCTCCACCACGAAGTCCTTGGTGCTCAGCACGTTCCAGGGCGTCCTGCGTCCGTACCACGAGAAGATCAGCGGCCGGATCGCCGTGTCGGAGCTCGCTCGGCGCTGGCAGGTCGAGGCACTCGGATCCGATGCCGTCGAGATCCCCAACGGCGTCGACGTGCCTGCATTCGCCGATGCTGCTGTGCTGGAAGGCTATCCCCGAGCCGGCCGCACGGTGCTCTTCCTCGGCCGATTCGACGAACCGCGCAAGGGAATGGCCGTTCTGCTCGGTGCCCTGCCCGCACTGGTCGAATCACATCCCGACATCGAGATCCTCGTCGTCGGCCGCGGCGACGAGGACAAACTGCGCAAGGACGCAGGCGCACTGTCGTCACACCTGACCTTCCTGGGACAGGTGGACGACGCGACGAAGGCCTCCGCGATGCGCAGTGCCGATGTCTACTGCGCCCCGAATCTCGGCGGGGAAAGCTTCGGCATCGTGCTCGTCGAGGCCATGGCGGCCGGAACGCCGGTCGTGGCAAGCGAACTCGATGCCTTCCGCAGGGTGCTCAAGGACGGCACCTGCGGACTGTTGGTTCCGATCGACGATTCCGATGCCCTCGCCGTAGCCGTCACCTCGATCCTGTCCGACGACACCGTCCGAGACCGACTGGTCGATGCCGCGTCGGTGGCTGTGTCCGCCTACGACTGGCCCGTCGTCGCCGAGCAGATCCTGCGGGTCTACGAGACCGTCACCCTCGGCGGACAGAAAGTACGAGCGTCGACCTGA
- a CDS encoding phosphatidylinositol mannoside acyltransferase has protein sequence MNVSERASDLGYAAGWRLVRSLPEGVARGLFDRGADIASTRNGGPDQLRRNLARVLGTTPGEVPDDLIRDSVRSYARYWREAFRLPSMDLAAQAAVIDRCVNGQEHLEAALASGKGAVLALPHSGNWDMAGMWLVRKHGGLSTVAERLKPESLYQRFVAYRESLGFEIFPLSGGEQPPLQALSERLRENKVVCLLGERDLAKHGVPVTFFGEPTRMPAGAAKLAIDTGATLLPVHGYFDGDGWGFDIFPAVDVSHGIAVATQTLADHFAAGIRAHPADWHMLQPLWMSDWSAERRARIEGA, from the coding sequence GTGAACGTCTCCGAACGAGCCAGCGACCTCGGCTACGCAGCCGGGTGGCGACTGGTCCGATCGCTACCGGAGGGTGTGGCGAGAGGTCTCTTCGATCGCGGTGCCGACATTGCGTCCACCCGAAACGGTGGCCCGGACCAATTGCGCCGCAATCTCGCTCGCGTCCTCGGAACCACCCCCGGCGAGGTGCCCGACGATCTGATTCGCGACAGCGTCCGGTCGTACGCCCGCTACTGGCGCGAGGCGTTCCGGTTGCCGTCGATGGACCTGGCCGCCCAGGCCGCCGTCATCGATCGGTGTGTGAACGGACAGGAGCATCTCGAGGCTGCCCTCGCGTCGGGCAAGGGTGCAGTGCTGGCGCTGCCGCACAGTGGCAACTGGGACATGGCCGGAATGTGGCTGGTGCGCAAGCACGGTGGTCTGTCGACAGTGGCCGAACGTCTGAAACCCGAATCGCTGTACCAGCGATTCGTTGCTTATCGGGAGAGCCTCGGCTTCGAGATCTTCCCGCTCAGCGGCGGTGAGCAGCCGCCTCTGCAGGCACTGAGCGAGCGGTTGCGCGAGAACAAGGTGGTCTGCCTGCTCGGTGAACGTGATCTCGCCAAGCACGGAGTGCCGGTGACCTTCTTCGGTGAACCGACCCGGATGCCCGCGGGGGCCGCGAAGCTGGCGATCGACACCGGGGCGACGCTGCTGCCGGTGCACGGCTACTTCGACGGTGACGGGTGGGGTTTCGACATCTTTCCGGCGGTGGATGTCTCGCACGGAATCGCTGTCGCCACACAGACATTGGCAGATCACTTCGCTGCCGGCATTCGGGCGCACCCGGCCGATTGGCACATGCTCCAACCTCTGTGGATGAGCGACTGGTCGGCCGAACGACGCGCCCGAATCGAGGGCGCGTGA
- the pgsA gene encoding phosphatidylinositol phosphate synthase, translated as MLSIFGRAPVSKVTAPLGRALNSTGLTPDSVTIIGTVVTVTAAVTMYPAGYLWWGSIVITLFVLFDMLDGAMARARGGGTKYGAVLDATCDRVADGAIFGGLAWWAVYSEQDKPLLVATLICLVTSQVISYAKARAEASGLSADGGWIERPDRLVIVLVGAGFTGVGRHFDIPWLDSLIYPAMWILAALSIVTVFQRVLAVRGSEGARDIIVPPTAQAADDGDVAAS; from the coding sequence GTGCTGAGCATTTTCGGCCGTGCGCCGGTGTCGAAGGTGACCGCCCCGCTCGGGCGCGCACTCAACAGCACCGGACTGACCCCCGACTCGGTGACGATCATCGGCACCGTCGTCACTGTGACGGCGGCGGTGACGATGTACCCGGCCGGCTACCTGTGGTGGGGCTCGATCGTCATCACTCTGTTCGTACTCTTCGACATGCTCGACGGTGCCATGGCACGGGCGAGAGGCGGCGGAACCAAGTACGGGGCAGTCCTGGATGCGACGTGCGATCGAGTTGCGGACGGCGCGATATTCGGTGGCCTTGCCTGGTGGGCGGTGTATTCCGAGCAGGACAAGCCGCTGCTGGTGGCCACCCTGATCTGCCTGGTCACCTCGCAGGTGATCTCGTACGCCAAGGCGCGTGCCGAGGCCAGCGGACTCTCGGCCGACGGTGGTTGGATCGAACGCCCCGATCGCCTCGTCATCGTTCTCGTCGGAGCCGGATTCACCGGCGTCGGTAGGCACTTCGACATTCCGTGGCTGGACAGTCTGATCTACCCGGCAATGTGGATCCTCGCTGCCCTGAGCATCGTGACGGTGTTCCAACGCGTGCTGGCCGTCCGCGGGTCCGAAGGGGCTCGCGACATCATCGTGCCCCCGACTGCTCAGGCCGCCGACGATGGCGATGTGGCCGCGTCGTGA
- a CDS encoding HIT family protein, translating to MRDQDESIVATGAGEPDRLQRLWTPHRMSYIAEAPHASAKSSEPFSDIPKMSDEDGLVVARGESVYAVLNLYPYNPGHTMIVPYRRVAALEDLTPAESAELMAFTQQMIRVIKTVSRPHGFNVGLNLGAAAGGSLAEHLHQHIVPRWGGDANFITVIGGAKVMPQLLRDTRALLASAWNE from the coding sequence ATGCGCGATCAGGACGAGTCGATCGTCGCCACCGGTGCCGGTGAGCCCGATCGGTTGCAGCGACTGTGGACCCCACATCGGATGTCCTACATAGCCGAGGCCCCGCATGCCTCGGCCAAATCGAGTGAGCCGTTCTCCGACATCCCGAAGATGAGCGACGAGGACGGGCTGGTGGTCGCGCGCGGCGAATCGGTCTACGCGGTACTCAACCTGTACCCGTACAACCCCGGGCACACGATGATCGTTCCGTACCGCCGGGTCGCGGCACTCGAAGATCTCACGCCCGCCGAGAGCGCCGAGTTGATGGCGTTCACCCAACAGATGATTCGCGTCATCAAGACGGTGTCGCGCCCGCACGGCTTCAACGTGGGCCTCAATCTCGGTGCAGCAGCAGGCGGATCGTTGGCCGAGCACCTGCACCAGCACATCGTCCCGCGGTGGGGCGGCGATGCGAACTTCATCACGGTGATCGGCGGCGCCAAGGTGATGCCGCAGTTGCTCCGCGACACTCGGGCCCTGCTCGCGTCGGCCTGGAACGAATGA
- the thrS gene encoding threonine--tRNA ligase, with protein MPVVASVPPARIMVPAGTTAGTALRDTGLPNKGPDAIVVVRDPDGKLRDLSWAPEGDVEVEPVPANTEDGRSVIRHSAAHVLAQAVQELFPDAKLGIGPFIKDGFYYDFDVQQPFTPEDLIALEKKMKQIVKAGQRFSRRVYESVEQAREELANEPYKLELIDDKSGIDDPEVMEVGGGELTAYDNLNPRTGERIWGDLCRGPHIPTTKYVPAFKLTRSSAAYWRGNQDNADLQRIYGTAWESTEALDAHLELLAEAERRDHRKLGSELDLFSFPDELGSGLPVFHPKGGVIRNELENYSRQRHIEEGYEFVNTPHITKGHLYEVSGHLDWYRDGMFPAMHLDAELDENGNVRKPGQDYYLKPMNCPMHNLIFRSRGRSYRELPLRLFEFGSVYRYEKSGVIHGLTRVRGMTQDDAHIFCTREQMRGELTSTLEFVLGLLKDYGLDDFYLELSTRNPEKSVGSDEVWEEATNTLAEVAAASGLDLVPDPGGAAFYGPKISVQAKDALGRTWQMSTIQLDFNLPERFELEYTASGGVKERPVMIHRALFGSIERFFGVLTEHYAGAFPAWLAPVQVVGIPVAEVHQDHLFSVVKELKKLGVRAEVDASDDRMQKKIFNQTAQKIPFMLLAGERDVEAGAVSFRFRDGTQVNGVPVASAVATITDWISQRNNASPTAELVQTSTAGVS; from the coding sequence ATGCCCGTTGTCGCCAGCGTTCCACCCGCCCGCATCATGGTGCCGGCAGGAACGACGGCAGGTACGGCGCTCCGCGACACCGGCCTGCCGAACAAGGGACCTGACGCCATCGTCGTCGTGCGCGATCCCGACGGCAAGCTCCGTGACCTGTCGTGGGCACCGGAGGGCGACGTCGAGGTCGAGCCTGTTCCGGCGAACACCGAGGACGGACGAAGCGTCATCAGGCACTCGGCTGCGCACGTGCTGGCGCAGGCTGTTCAGGAGCTCTTTCCCGACGCCAAACTGGGCATCGGGCCGTTCATCAAGGACGGCTTTTACTACGACTTCGACGTGCAGCAGCCGTTCACTCCCGAGGATCTGATCGCACTCGAGAAGAAGATGAAGCAGATCGTCAAAGCCGGACAGCGTTTCTCGCGTCGGGTGTACGAATCGGTGGAGCAGGCCCGCGAGGAGCTGGCGAACGAGCCGTACAAGCTCGAGCTGATCGACGACAAGTCCGGAATCGACGATCCCGAGGTCATGGAGGTCGGTGGGGGAGAGCTGACCGCCTACGACAACCTCAATCCACGCACCGGCGAGCGGATCTGGGGCGATCTGTGCCGCGGCCCCCACATCCCCACCACGAAGTACGTTCCGGCGTTCAAGCTGACCCGCAGCTCGGCAGCCTACTGGCGCGGCAACCAGGACAACGCGGATCTGCAGCGCATCTACGGAACCGCATGGGAGTCGACCGAAGCACTCGACGCTCATCTCGAACTGTTGGCCGAGGCCGAGCGCCGCGATCACCGCAAGCTCGGGTCCGAGCTGGACCTGTTCAGCTTTCCCGACGAGCTCGGCTCCGGACTTCCGGTGTTCCATCCGAAGGGCGGTGTGATCCGCAACGAGCTCGAGAACTACTCCCGCCAGCGGCACATCGAAGAGGGCTACGAGTTCGTCAACACCCCGCACATCACGAAGGGCCATCTCTACGAGGTGTCGGGCCACCTCGACTGGTACCGAGACGGCATGTTTCCGGCGATGCATCTCGACGCCGAACTCGACGAGAACGGTAACGTACGCAAGCCAGGCCAGGACTACTACCTCAAGCCGATGAATTGCCCGATGCACAATCTCATTTTCCGCTCCCGTGGTCGCTCGTACCGTGAATTGCCGTTGCGCCTCTTCGAGTTCGGTTCGGTCTACCGGTACGAGAAGTCCGGCGTCATCCATGGCCTGACTCGCGTGCGCGGCATGACCCAGGACGACGCGCACATCTTCTGCACCCGCGAGCAGATGCGCGGCGAACTCACCAGCACGCTGGAATTCGTCCTCGGTCTGCTCAAGGACTACGGCCTCGACGATTTCTACCTGGAGCTCTCCACTCGTAATCCAGAGAAGTCGGTTGGCAGCGACGAGGTCTGGGAAGAGGCGACCAACACGCTCGCGGAGGTCGCGGCGGCGTCGGGTCTGGATCTGGTGCCCGATCCGGGCGGCGCGGCGTTCTACGGACCGAAGATCTCGGTGCAGGCCAAGGATGCTCTGGGGCGCACCTGGCAGATGTCGACCATCCAGCTCGACTTCAACCTGCCCGAGCGGTTCGAGCTCGAATACACCGCCTCGGGCGGAGTCAAGGAACGCCCGGTGATGATCCACCGCGCGCTGTTCGGTTCGATCGAGCGATTCTTCGGCGTACTGACCGAGCACTACGCCGGCGCATTCCCGGCGTGGCTGGCACCGGTTCAGGTTGTCGGTATCCCCGTTGCCGAGGTTCACCAGGACCACCTCTTCTCGGTGGTGAAGGAGCTCAAGAAGCTCGGGGTGCGCGCCGAGGTGGATGCCAGTGACGATCGGATGCAGAAGAAGATCTTCAACCAGACAGCACAGAAGATCCCCTTCATGCTTCTCGCCGGCGAACGCGACGTCGAGGCCGGTGCCGTCAGCTTCCGATTCCGTGACGGCACTCAGGTCAACGGTGTTCCGGTTGCGTCGGCAGTAGCAACGATCACCGACTGGATCTCCCAGCGCAACAACGCATCACCGACCGCCGAACTCGTGCAGACCAGTACCGCAGGAGTGAGTTGA
- a CDS encoding TIGR02611 family protein gives MDKAKVKHRRFRARIAENKSLDLGYRITVGVVGTLVLVLGVLAIPYPGPGWLIVFAGLGILASEFAWAKSALRFVRKRYDAFMAWFSRQSMFVKGLGVLFTTVVVLATLWLLGTFALVGGWFGLDWTWLESPI, from the coding sequence GTGGACAAGGCGAAGGTGAAACACCGGCGCTTTCGGGCGCGCATCGCAGAGAACAAGTCTCTCGATCTCGGCTACCGAATCACGGTCGGTGTCGTCGGAACCCTCGTGCTCGTCCTGGGCGTGCTTGCCATTCCCTATCCCGGGCCGGGCTGGCTGATCGTGTTCGCGGGACTGGGCATCCTGGCGTCGGAATTCGCGTGGGCCAAGAGTGCACTGCGATTCGTCCGTAAGAGATACGACGCTTTCATGGCCTGGTTCTCGAGGCAGTCGATGTTCGTCAAGGGTCTTGGCGTGCTGTTCACCACGGTCGTGGTGCTCGCAACTCTGTGGCTGCTCGGGACATTTGCGCTGGTGGGCGGCTGGTTCGGCCTCGACTGGACGTGGCTCGAAAGTCCGATCTGA
- a CDS encoding alpha/beta hydrolase family protein: MPELDGPDAPADIELGGGVAYLHTPAIPSRGGLALTHGAGGNCESLLLQRIAAVWSAAGFTVLRFDLPFRVRKPKGPPHPSRSAEDRLGIAAAIDRLRAETSGFIAFGGHSYGGRQGSMIAAEHPDLVDGLVLTSYPLHPPSKPEKARTQHLPDLRTPTVVVHGTKDPFGTTAELSAALALVPAPTLLVDIEGAGHDLAPIKYDAATKTLAGGVSLFSDSSVVVPLFDPSR; the protein is encoded by the coding sequence ATGCCTGAACTCGATGGTCCCGACGCCCCCGCCGATATCGAACTCGGCGGGGGCGTCGCCTATCTGCACACACCGGCCATACCGTCACGTGGCGGACTCGCTCTCACCCACGGCGCGGGCGGCAACTGCGAGTCGCTTCTGCTGCAGCGTATTGCCGCGGTGTGGTCGGCAGCCGGATTCACGGTGCTGCGGTTCGACCTCCCGTTTCGAGTTCGCAAACCCAAGGGACCGCCGCACCCGTCTCGGTCGGCCGAGGATCGGCTGGGCATCGCCGCGGCGATCGACCGCCTCCGCGCCGAGACCTCGGGCTTCATCGCCTTCGGTGGGCATTCCTACGGTGGCAGACAGGGATCGATGATCGCGGCCGAACACCCGGATCTGGTCGACGGACTCGTTCTGACCTCCTATCCCCTGCACCCACCGAGCAAGCCGGAAAAGGCTCGTACACAGCACCTTCCTGACCTGCGAACACCGACAGTGGTGGTGCACGGCACGAAGGACCCCTTCGGCACCACGGCCGAACTGAGCGCTGCGCTCGCTCTCGTCCCGGCTCCCACACTGCTGGTAGACATCGAGGGCGCGGGCCACGACCTCGCTCCCATCAAGTACGACGCGGCGACGAAAACCCTTGCCGGAGGCGTCTCGTTGTTCTCCGATTCTTCGGTAGTCGTCCCGCTCTTCGACCCGTCTCGCTGA
- a CDS encoding ribosomal protein L7/L12: protein MPTWGWFIVALVLVDAAVLAAWLLARKKPGSTQETSRSIGLIGLDDTARADIHQLLAANKKIQAIKIFRERTGAGLIEAKNAIESVQRGEPFPSSSTIVDAAQSGPTPWDDLIPRLQSLKSEGKAISAIKLLRDRTGLSLREAKNAVDLL from the coding sequence ATGCCGACCTGGGGATGGTTCATCGTTGCTCTGGTCCTCGTCGATGCCGCGGTGCTTGCAGCATGGTTGTTGGCCCGAAAGAAGCCCGGCTCGACCCAGGAGACATCGCGCAGCATCGGGCTGATCGGCCTCGACGACACCGCCCGTGCAGACATTCACCAGTTGTTGGCGGCGAACAAGAAGATCCAGGCCATCAAGATCTTTCGGGAACGGACAGGTGCCGGTCTCATCGAAGCGAAGAACGCGATCGAAAGCGTTCAACGCGGCGAACCCTTTCCGTCCTCGTCCACCATCGTCGACGCGGCTCAGTCCGGTCCGACACCCTGGGACGACCTCATCCCGCGGTTGCAGTCGCTGAAGTCGGAGGGCAAGGCGATCTCGGCCATCAAGCTGCTGCGCGATCGAACCGGATTGTCGTTGCGGGAGGCGAAGAACGCAGTGGATCTGCTGTGA
- a CDS encoding GNAT family N-acetyltransferase, giving the protein MSVRVATVADVASVAELAAQTFPLACPPGTRTEDIEHFVSNVLSVSNFEGYVADPNRIVLLDETPTGEVIGYAMLVAGAPADPDIRAALSHHPTLEISKLYVRPAEHGGGVAARLISFALTHARESGCAGAWLGVNQLNVRAQKFYAKHGFEIVGTKTFVVGVQTHDDYVMQVRL; this is encoded by the coding sequence GTGAGTGTGCGTGTGGCGACGGTTGCCGACGTAGCCAGCGTCGCGGAATTGGCCGCGCAGACCTTTCCACTTGCCTGCCCACCGGGGACTCGCACCGAGGACATCGAGCATTTCGTCTCGAACGTGTTGTCGGTCAGCAATTTCGAGGGTTACGTTGCCGACCCGAACCGAATCGTTCTGCTCGACGAAACACCCACCGGCGAGGTGATCGGGTACGCGATGCTCGTGGCGGGCGCTCCCGCGGACCCGGACATCCGAGCAGCACTCTCGCACCATCCGACACTGGAAATCAGCAAGCTGTACGTACGGCCGGCCGAGCACGGCGGCGGAGTGGCGGCGCGGCTGATCTCGTTCGCTCTGACCCATGCGCGCGAATCCGGATGCGCAGGAGCATGGCTGGGCGTCAATCAACTCAACGTGCGTGCCCAGAAGTTCTACGCGAAGCACGGATTCGAGATCGTCGGCACCAAGACATTCGTTGTCGGCGTGCAGACACACGACGACTACGTCATGCAGGTACGGCTGTGA
- the zapE gene encoding cell division protein ZapE, which translates to MPARLVDRNPVVPSDQLIAQMVPPAMFDDVSFSSYIPDPKEPTQAAAVAKAEEFANKVQKIRGKGKRGLFGKKTPATGAGLYLDGGFGVGKTHLLASIYHSVPEPKAFGTFVELTHVVGALGFNKALEELSGHSVLCIDEFELDDPGDTMLVSRLLSELSQRGVSIVATSNTLPGQLGEGRFAAEDFMREIKKLGSIFESIRVDGPDYRHRDLPPAPEPTSESELVERAETVDGATLDDFDELLAHLSTLHPSRYGKLLDGVPAVFLKNVHPASDQAIALRLVVLADRLYDAGIPVTASGGKLDEIFTEEMLAGGYRKKYLRATSRLLALSRFAAVG; encoded by the coding sequence ATGCCCGCACGCCTTGTCGACCGAAATCCCGTGGTCCCCTCCGATCAGCTGATCGCGCAGATGGTCCCGCCGGCAATGTTCGACGACGTCAGCTTTTCCTCGTACATTCCCGACCCCAAAGAGCCGACCCAGGCTGCTGCGGTCGCGAAGGCCGAGGAATTCGCGAACAAGGTGCAAAAGATCCGTGGCAAGGGCAAGCGCGGACTTTTCGGCAAGAAGACCCCCGCCACCGGTGCTGGCCTGTACCTCGACGGCGGCTTCGGCGTCGGCAAGACCCACCTGCTGGCGTCGATCTACCACAGCGTTCCCGAGCCCAAGGCGTTCGGCACGTTCGTCGAGCTGACCCACGTGGTCGGCGCACTCGGCTTCAACAAGGCGCTCGAAGAACTCTCGGGCCACAGCGTGCTGTGCATCGATGAATTCGAGCTCGACGATCCAGGCGACACGATGCTGGTCTCGCGGCTGCTGTCCGAGCTGTCTCAGCGTGGAGTGTCCATCGTCGCGACGTCCAACACTCTGCCCGGCCAGCTCGGCGAGGGCCGCTTCGCTGCCGAGGACTTCATGCGGGAGATCAAGAAGCTCGGTTCGATCTTCGAGTCCATCCGCGTCGACGGCCCCGACTACCGGCACCGCGACCTTCCTCCCGCCCCCGAGCCGACGTCCGAATCCGAGCTGGTCGAGCGCGCCGAGACCGTCGACGGCGCAACCCTGGACGATTTCGACGAGCTGCTGGCACATCTGAGCACGTTGCACCCCTCGCGCTACGGCAAATTGCTCGACGGGGTTCCTGCGGTGTTCCTGAAGAACGTGCATCCGGCATCGGATCAGGCCATCGCCCTGCGCCTGGTGGTACTCGCCGACCGCCTGTACGACGCGGGGATCCCCGTCACGGCCTCGGGCGGCAAGCTCGACGAGATCTTCACCGAGGAGATGTTGGCCGGCGGCTACCGCAAGAAGTACCTGCGCGCGACCTCTCGCCTGCTCGCGTTGTCCCGCTTCGCCGCAGTCGGCTGA
- a CDS encoding pyrimidine reductase family protein yields the protein MQLLDIGTYFTSEQTAESVSAVGSVLDDDAVRDLYAYPADLGRPWIRTNFVASIDGSVTANGKSAGLGTPADSRLFGILRELCDAVLVGAGTARTENYGGVSLSAEAKARRVAGGLAPVPTIVVVTASGSIDAGSRLLTDTEVQPVVLTSAAADTAKVAALRSAGATVIEVSGESVSTEDIVETLSNHGFRRILCEGGPGLFGQLASDGAADDLCLTISPMLVAGEAGRIAHSAGASDTPMQRAHVLADADGTLLTRWVRRP from the coding sequence ATGCAGCTTCTCGATATTGGGACCTACTTCACATCCGAGCAGACCGCAGAGTCCGTGTCCGCCGTCGGGTCCGTACTCGACGACGATGCCGTCCGCGACCTGTACGCCTACCCGGCAGACCTGGGCCGACCGTGGATCCGCACCAACTTCGTCGCCAGCATCGACGGATCTGTCACCGCGAACGGTAAGTCGGCGGGACTGGGAACCCCCGCAGACTCCCGATTGTTCGGCATTCTGCGAGAGCTGTGCGACGCCGTTCTCGTCGGGGCCGGAACCGCTCGCACCGAGAACTACGGCGGTGTCTCACTGTCCGCCGAAGCAAAGGCACGGCGGGTGGCGGGCGGATTGGCGCCGGTTCCGACGATCGTCGTGGTCACCGCCTCCGGTTCGATCGATGCCGGTTCTCGACTCCTCACCGACACCGAAGTGCAGCCGGTAGTGCTGACCTCGGCGGCGGCAGATACTGCGAAGGTGGCCGCGCTGCGTTCCGCGGGCGCAACAGTGATCGAGGTGTCCGGTGAATCGGTGTCGACCGAAGACATCGTCGAGACGCTGAGCAACCACGGATTTCGCCGCATCCTGTGCGAGGGCGGGCCAGGACTGTTCGGGCAACTCGCCTCGGACGGGGCGGCGGACGATCTGTGCCTGACGATCTCTCCGATGCTCGTCGCCGGAGAGGCGGGTCGCATCGCCCACTCCGCCGGTGCCTCCGACACACCGATGCAGCGAGCGCACGTTCTCGCCGACGCGGACGGGACGCTGCTCACCCGCTGGGTACGTCGTCCATGA